AAGTGAAAGGCCAGACCGGTTCTTTGACTGCTTTGCCTATCATCGAGACACAAGGTGGCGATGTATCTGCATTCGTACCGACTAACGTTATTTCCATCACAGATGGTCAGATATTCCTAGAAGCGAGTTCATTTAATGCGGGTATTCGCCCAGCAATGAATGCCGGTATTTCGGTATCTCGTGTCGGTGGTGCAGCGCAAACTAAGATCGTCAAGAAGCTAGGTGGTGGTATCCGTCTTGCATTGGCTCAGTATCGTGAATTGGCGGCATTCGCTCAGTTCGCATCTGACCTAGATGAAGCCACTCGTAAACAGCTAGAACATGGTAAGCAAGTGACTGAACTGATGAAACAGAAACAGTTCTCTCCACTACCTGTTGCTGATATGGGCGTGGTTCTTTACGCTGCCAATGAAGGCTTCCTTGAAGATGTTGAAACAAGCAAAATTGCCAGCTTTGAAAGTGCATTGTTGAGCTACATGAACAGCGAACACGCTGATTTGATGGCTGACATCAACAAAACGGGCAATTATAACGGCGAGATTGAAGCAACATTTAAAGCATCAATCGAGAAGTTTAAAGCGACGCAAACCTGGTAATGAATCTGGTGGCAAGTTGATCTTGTCACCTTTTTCGTGCAGTTTGTGAAATAACATTCTCACAAGGGCAGTTCTATTATGGCAGTCGGAAAAGAGATACGTACTCAGATTTCGAGCATTAACAATACGCGAAAAATCACTCGTGCTATGGAAAAAGTAGCGGCGAGTAAGACGCGTAAAGCTCAGGATCGTATGGCCGCTTCTCGTCCGTATGCGGAACGAATTCGCCAAGTAGTTGGCCATTTGGCTAACGCGAATCCTGAGTATAAACACCGTTACCTTACTGAGCGTGAGGCGAAGCGTGTTGGTTATATCGTAGTCTCTTCTGACCGTGGATTGTGTGGTGGTTTGAACGTTAACGCGTTTAAAACCGCTATTAAAGATATGAAGCAGTTTGCTGAAGCTGATATCGAAATTGATATCTGTGCTATTGGTGCCAAAGCGGTTTCTTTCTTTCGCAATTACGGCGGAAATGTCACAGCAGCCCACACTGGTTTAGGTGATACACCTAAAGCTGACGATCTTGTTGGTAGTGTGAAGGTGATGCTGGATGCTTTTGATGATGGTCGCATTGATCAATTGTTTGTGGTTTCCAATGAGTTTGTTAACACCATGACTCAGAAACCACGCATTGAACAGCTACTGCCGTTGAAAGCAGAAGAGAATACAGAGTTACAGCACCACTGGGATTACATCTATGAGCCTGAGCCCGTTGAAATTCTCGACGAGTTATTGGTTCGCTATATTGAATCTCAGGTATATCAAGCAGTGGTTGAGAACATTGCATGTGAACAAGCAGCGCGTATGCTTGCCATGAAAAATGCAACGGACAACGCTGGCGATATCATTGATGAATTGCAGTTGGTGTACAACAAGGCTCGTCAAGCAGCGATTACTCAGGAAATTTCTGAGATAGTCGGCGGCGCGGCAGCGGTTTAAGGTATTTAGGTATTAAGAGGATCCGAACATGAGTAGCGGACAAATCGTACAGATTATCGGTGCTGTTATCGACGTGGAATTCCCACGTGATAGCGTGCCAAAAGTATACGACGCCCTCACAATCGAGGGTAAAGAGTTGGTGTTGGAAGTTCAACAACAGCTAGGCGACGGTGTTGTTCGTACCATCGCCATGGGTTCAACTGATGGTATGAAACGTGGTCTACCAGTAACAAACACTGGCAACCCAGTTTCTGTGCCTGTTGGTACACAAACTCTAGGACGTATTATGGACGTTCTGGGTAACCCAATTGATGAAAAAGGCCCAATCGGTGAAGAAGCGCGTTGGTCTATCCACCGTTCTGCTCCTTCTTACGATGAGCAAGCTTCTGGAAATGAACTACTGGAAACGGGTATTAAGGTAATCGACCTTGTATGTCCTTTCGCGAAAGGTGGTAAAGTTGGTCTGTTTGGTGGTGCCGGTGTTGGTAAAACCGTAAACATGATGGAACTTATCCGTAACATCGCGATTGAGCACAGCGGTTACTCTGTATTTGCCGGTGTTGGTGAGCGTACTCGTGAGGGTAACGACTTCTACCATGAGATGACGGATTCGAACGTAATCGACAAAGTATCTCTAGTATACGGTCAGATGAACGAGCCACCAGGTAACCGTCTTCGTGTTGCTTTGACGGGTTTGACCATGGCGGAGAAATTCCGTGATGAAGGCCGTGACGTACTTTTCTTTGTAGATAACATCTACCGTTACACGCTTGCCGGTACTGAGGTATCTGCATTGCTAGGTCGTATGCCATCTGCGGTAGGTTACCAGCCAACGCTTGCGGAAGAGATGGGTGTACTACAAGAACGTATTACCTCAACTAAGACAGGTTCGATCACTTCGGTACAAGCGGTATACGTACCTGCCGATGACTTGACTGACCCGTCTCCAGCAACTACTTTCTCGCACTTGGACGCAACGGTTGTATTGTCTCGTGATATCGCTGCTTTGGGTATCTACCCAGCGATCGATCCTCTAGACAGTACCTCTCGTCAGCTTGACCCTCTTGTTATCGGTCAAGAGCACTATGAAGTGGCTCGTGGCGTACAGATGGTATTGCAACGTTACAAAGAATTGAAAGACATTATCGCGATCTTGGGTATGGACGAGCTTTCTGAAGAAGATAAGCAGACCGTTAACCGTTCTCGTAAGATCCAGCGTTTCTTGTCTCAGCCATTCTTCGTAGCTGAAGTCTTCACTGGCGCTCCTGGTAAGTATGTTTCTTTGAAAGATACCATTCGTGGTTTCAAAGGCATCCTTGACGGTGAGTATGATGATCTGCCAGAGCAAGCCTTCTACATGATTGGTAGCATCGACGAAGCGGTCGAAAAAGCTAAGAAACTTTAATCACAAGCGTAACGGGTAACTGTGGTTACCCGTTTAGCCTGACTAAGAGAGGCATCTTATGGCTAGAACGGTACATTGCGATATCGTAAGCGCCGAACAAGAGATTTTCTCAGGCTCTGTTGAGACTCTTGTGGCTCCGGGTAGCTACGGCGATCTTGGTATCATGCCAGGACACGCTGCGTTATTGACGACTTTGGAGCCAGGTCCAGTACGTGTGGTTAAAGAAGGCGGTGAAGAAGAATTTATCTTCGTGTCGGGTGGCTTCTTAGAAGTACAACCGCACCGTGTCACTGTTTTGGCTAACACGGCTACACGTGCAAAAGATTTGGATGAAGAGGCGGCGGTAAAAGCTCAAGAACATGCGAAAGAGCTATTAGCGCACCAAAATCCTGATATCGACTATACTCGTGCGACAGCGGAGTTGGCGGAAGCCATGGCTCGCCTGCGCACCCTACAGCAGTTCCGCGATAAAAAATAAGCGCGCAACCTTTTGTAGCAATGTCAAAAAAGCAGCCTGATGGCTGCTTTTTTATGCCTGATTTTTATTCAACGAATGAAAAGTCAGCAAGAGACTTAGAGCATTTTCCACAAGGTGTCAAAAATGATCTGCTGAGCTTTGGCAATGTCTTGTGATTCCAGTACCACAGCGGAAGGAAAGTTATTACTGGCTAACGAAATAATGGCACATTTGGGGGGGTAAATGGCAATATAACTAGCATCAACACTTCCCTCTGTTTTAATCCACTTACGTTCTGATAATTCTGCGTCTTCACCACCATCACCTAAAGCGATTACTTTTACGTTGATGCCAAGCTTGATACGTTGCTTGGTATAATTAGGGAAAGGGCGATACAAATAAGGCCGGATGGGCTTAGAGGAAAACACGCAATATTCCTTGTGATCTTGATCGGAAACCACGTTTAATATGTCGCGCAATACCCACTCTATACCATCATCCCCTTCGTAATAACGAACGTTGGTTTGGTGATAGTCAGGTTGTTGCTGATGCAAATTGGGTATAATTGTGTTCTTTAAAGATTCAATGGTTTTGTCCAAACGTTGACGTTTTTCTTCTGCCAAATCGAGTAAAATATCCGGGCTTTCTGCGGAGAAAAAGCGGCGTTTGCCTTTGGGAAAATAGCTTACCACCCCTTTGCTTTGTAACTGTTTTAACGATTCATACGCACTACCACGATTGATGCCGCTGTGTTCGGCGATATCGCGAATCGAGGATGGGCCTAATTTCAGCAGGGTTTGATAAAGCAGGGTTTCTCTTGCTGTCAGTCCGAGTTGTTCGAAAGCATCTTGGCTCATGATGAATGGGGATACCTGAATGAATACACACAAGTGAATAGAATACACGGAATACGAATAAGGCGCAGGTATATCGTGTTGGCGATGGGCTTGCGTTACACAGCAATGCTGGGAGAAAAAAGTGACAGATGATCAAAGGTTTGGTGGCATTCGCCGCCTTTATGGCAATTTGGCTTACGAGGCGTTTCAGCGTTCTCACATATGTGTCATCGGCATAGGTGGGGTGGGTTCGTGGGCGGCGGAAGCCTTAGCTCGTTCCGGTATTGGTCATATTACCCTGATTGATATGGATGACGTTTGTGTCACCAATACCAATCGTCAAATCCACGCGCTAGATGGCAATGTTGGTAAAGCCAAAGTAGACGCCATGCAAGAACGCATCGCCTTGATTAATCCCGACTGTCAGGTGACTTGTATAGAGGACTTTATTACTCCAGATAATCTGCCTGAGCTCCTCTCAGAGCCGTTTGACTACATTGTTGATGCGATTGACAGCCTCAAGCCAAAAGCCGCTCTGATCGCTTGGTGTAAGCGTAATAAACGTAAAGTCATTACGATAGGTGGTGCAGGTGGTCAAATCGACCCGACGCAAATTCAAATAGCCGATCTTTCTCGTACTGAACAAGATCCGCTCGCCGCCAAGC
The window above is part of the Marinomonas sp. THO17 genome. Proteins encoded here:
- the atpG gene encoding F0F1 ATP synthase subunit gamma, with translation MAVGKEIRTQISSINNTRKITRAMEKVAASKTRKAQDRMAASRPYAERIRQVVGHLANANPEYKHRYLTEREAKRVGYIVVSSDRGLCGGLNVNAFKTAIKDMKQFAEADIEIDICAIGAKAVSFFRNYGGNVTAAHTGLGDTPKADDLVGSVKVMLDAFDDGRIDQLFVVSNEFVNTMTQKPRIEQLLPLKAEENTELQHHWDYIYEPEPVEILDELLVRYIESQVYQAVVENIACEQAARMLAMKNATDNAGDIIDELQLVYNKARQAAITQEISEIVGGAAAV
- the atpD gene encoding F0F1 ATP synthase subunit beta, which gives rise to MSSGQIVQIIGAVIDVEFPRDSVPKVYDALTIEGKELVLEVQQQLGDGVVRTIAMGSTDGMKRGLPVTNTGNPVSVPVGTQTLGRIMDVLGNPIDEKGPIGEEARWSIHRSAPSYDEQASGNELLETGIKVIDLVCPFAKGGKVGLFGGAGVGKTVNMMELIRNIAIEHSGYSVFAGVGERTREGNDFYHEMTDSNVIDKVSLVYGQMNEPPGNRLRVALTGLTMAEKFRDEGRDVLFFVDNIYRYTLAGTEVSALLGRMPSAVGYQPTLAEEMGVLQERITSTKTGSITSVQAVYVPADDLTDPSPATTFSHLDATVVLSRDIAALGIYPAIDPLDSTSRQLDPLVIGQEHYEVARGVQMVLQRYKELKDIIAILGMDELSEEDKQTVNRSRKIQRFLSQPFFVAEVFTGAPGKYVSLKDTIRGFKGILDGEYDDLPEQAFYMIGSIDEAVEKAKKL
- a CDS encoding F0F1 ATP synthase subunit epsilon, with translation MARTVHCDIVSAEQEIFSGSVETLVAPGSYGDLGIMPGHAALLTTLEPGPVRVVKEGGEEEFIFVSGGFLEVQPHRVTVLANTATRAKDLDEEAAVKAQEHAKELLAHQNPDIDYTRATAELAEAMARLRTLQQFRDKK
- a CDS encoding helix-turn-helix domain-containing protein, encoding MSQDAFEQLGLTARETLLYQTLLKLGPSSIRDIAEHSGINRGSAYESLKQLQSKGVVSYFPKGKRRFFSAESPDILLDLAEEKRQRLDKTIESLKNTIIPNLHQQQPDYHQTNVRYYEGDDGIEWVLRDILNVVSDQDHKEYCVFSSKPIRPYLYRPFPNYTKQRIKLGINVKVIALGDGGEDAELSERKWIKTEGSVDASYIAIYPPKCAIISLASNNFPSAVVLESQDIAKAQQIIFDTLWKML
- the tcdA gene encoding tRNA cyclic N6-threonylcarbamoyladenosine(37) synthase TcdA; this encodes MTDDQRFGGIRRLYGNLAYEAFQRSHICVIGIGGVGSWAAEALARSGIGHITLIDMDDVCVTNTNRQIHALDGNVGKAKVDAMQERIALINPDCQVTCIEDFITPDNLPELLSEPFDYIVDAIDSLKPKAALIAWCKRNKRKVITIGGAGGQIDPTQIQIADLSRTEQDPLAAKLRNYLRRHYNFPRNTKRRFEIECVYSLEQLKYPQLDGTVCEQRQKGDTETKMNCDTGFGASTVVTATFGFVAVSRVLQKLAKKVN